One region of Salinirubrum litoreum genomic DNA includes:
- the azf gene encoding NAD-dependent glucose-6-phosphate dehydrogenase Azf produces MDDPVLLTGAGGRVGQAILRDLGSRYDWRLLDREPLSRSKLPEGVTSDDVIVADVTDEDRMHEVMEGVGAVIHLAGDPRPEATWESVLRNNIDGTHSVMWAAAKADVEKLAFASSNHAVGAYETDDRKPDLYRESDDYRLDGSESPRPSNLYGVSKATGETLGRYYHDHYGLSVVCVRIGNLTKGHPPRDYERGQAMWLSYRDCAHLFDCTLTADYGYEIVYGISDNDRKYYSIERAREVLGYEPQDNSAMFSLDGTPKEEYADQTPDGASSD; encoded by the coding sequence ATGGACGACCCGGTACTGCTCACTGGGGCGGGGGGACGCGTCGGGCAGGCGATCCTCCGCGATCTCGGCTCCCGATACGACTGGCGACTCTTAGACCGGGAACCGCTCTCGCGGTCGAAACTCCCCGAGGGCGTGACGAGCGACGACGTGATCGTCGCGGACGTGACCGACGAGGACCGGATGCACGAGGTCATGGAGGGCGTCGGCGCGGTCATCCACCTCGCTGGCGACCCCCGGCCGGAGGCGACGTGGGAGAGCGTCCTCCGGAACAACATCGACGGGACTCACTCGGTGATGTGGGCCGCCGCGAAGGCCGACGTCGAGAAACTCGCCTTCGCCTCCTCGAACCACGCGGTCGGTGCCTACGAGACCGACGACCGGAAGCCCGACCTCTACCGCGAGAGCGACGACTACCGACTCGACGGGAGTGAGTCGCCGCGGCCGAGCAACCTCTACGGCGTGAGCAAGGCGACCGGCGAGACGCTCGGGCGCTACTACCACGACCACTACGGTCTGTCGGTCGTCTGCGTCCGGATCGGCAACCTCACGAAGGGGCACCCGCCGCGCGACTACGAACGCGGACAGGCGATGTGGCTCTCCTACCGCGACTGTGCGCACCTGTTCGACTGCACGCTCACGGCCGACTACGGCTACGAGATCGTCTACGGTATCTCCGACAACGACCGGAAGTACTACTCCATCGAGCGCGCCCGCGAGGTGCTGGGGTACGAACCGCAGGACAACTCCGCGATGTTCTCGCTCGACGGCACGCCGAAAGAGGAGTACGCCGACCAGACGCCCGACGGCGCGTCCTCGGACTGA
- a CDS encoding DUF7093 family protein — protein MGLRCLLGHDYGDPELERDRDEQGEEVVVTIREVATCTRCGAERVVSENKEVTSIASPAEIEGLAADDAHDAEVVDADGVTMGGDQSASAESAVETEAPDAAATSTPADAADSTDSTDTPATPADGDADVPETTDADAEGGAEIIDETTDEEHTPTADEVEAPVADAEPGDADDGPSAEEDDGVILDADEESESGERGHGEWPEADDVNDGPPEQTPTIEEVRGEDDATAATGAPADGEDSTAGDETRDAEVVSETEPDRAQWPEQVGDDEGFDAEPSDGSATDVEFGGIAPESDSQQGDSPEDVETVEDGFDAEFVDNGSEASRAANGAITRATAIDTTRDSEDVPTEYVCPECGLRRPASGSSMREGDICPECKRGYIAEEPR, from the coding sequence ATGGGTCTGAGATGTCTGCTCGGGCACGATTACGGGGACCCCGAGTTAGAACGCGACCGAGACGAACAGGGTGAGGAGGTGGTCGTCACCATCCGGGAGGTGGCGACCTGTACGCGCTGTGGTGCCGAGCGTGTCGTCAGCGAGAACAAGGAGGTCACGTCCATCGCCTCTCCGGCGGAGATCGAGGGCCTCGCCGCGGACGACGCCCACGACGCCGAGGTCGTCGACGCCGACGGCGTGACGATGGGCGGCGACCAGTCGGCGTCCGCCGAGTCGGCAGTCGAGACCGAGGCACCCGACGCGGCGGCCACGTCGACGCCGGCGGACGCGGCCGATTCGACCGACTCGACCGACACGCCAGCCACGCCCGCCGACGGGGACGCGGACGTCCCGGAGACGACCGACGCGGACGCCGAGGGTGGGGCGGAGATCATCGACGAGACCACCGACGAGGAACACACCCCGACGGCAGACGAGGTGGAGGCGCCGGTCGCCGACGCCGAACCGGGCGACGCCGACGACGGGCCCTCGGCCGAGGAGGACGACGGCGTCATCCTCGACGCCGACGAGGAGTCCGAGTCGGGCGAACGCGGTCACGGCGAGTGGCCCGAGGCCGACGACGTGAACGACGGGCCACCGGAGCAGACGCCGACGATCGAGGAGGTTCGCGGCGAGGACGACGCGACGGCGGCGACCGGCGCGCCGGCCGATGGCGAGGACTCGACAGCCGGCGACGAGACGCGCGACGCGGAGGTCGTCTCCGAGACCGAGCCAGACCGGGCACAGTGGCCCGAACAGGTCGGAGACGACGAAGGGTTCGACGCCGAACCGAGCGACGGGAGCGCGACCGACGTGGAGTTCGGCGGTATCGCACCCGAGTCGGACTCACAGCAGGGTGACTCGCCCGAGGACGTCGAGACGGTCGAAGACGGCTTCGACGCCGAGTTCGTCGACAACGGGTCGGAGGCCAGTCGTGCGGCGAACGGCGCGATCACCCGCGCGACCGCGATCGACACGACGCGGGACTCGGAGGACGTCCCGACCGAGTACGTCTGTCCGGAGTGTGGCCTGCGCCGGCCCGCCTCCGGGTCGTCGATGCGCGAGGGCGACATCTGTCCCGAGTGCAAACGCGGCTACATCGCCGAAGAACCGCGCTGA
- a CDS encoding single-stranded DNA binding protein encodes MGVIEDVYDDLDTDVEFEEFEAAVEDKVEQMGGLADEETAAMLIAHELRDEEVNSIADIEPGMDDVKFIAKVTSVGELRTFDRDDADDDQDEGKVVNLDVADETGTVRVSFWDRMAEDAVESLEVGEVLRIAGRPKEGFNGLEVSVNKAEPDPDAEVDVQVLDTYRVEDLTLGASDVNLKGKLLDVDDGYRTFSRDDDSEGKVANLAIGDPTGRIRVTLWDEKAELVEDLSAGTSVEVVDGYVRERDGDLELHVGNRGAIEELDEEIEYVPETTDIAAAEIGQTVDIKGGVIETDPKRTFDRDDGSEGQVRNIRVKDDTDDIRVALWGDKADLDIELADYVIVTDVEIQDGWQDDREASAGWRSTVTVTDQPADAGGADTAATEDAGGTDTDAGLSSFGSSGDGSSTGGDEGAASADGGTGGVTATTADADGDEAGGVTEFTGTVVQAGSPVVLDDGQETRSVETDADLRLGEEVTVRGREQDGRIDADEVF; translated from the coding sequence GTGGGCGTGATCGAGGACGTGTACGACGACCTCGACACCGACGTGGAGTTCGAGGAGTTCGAGGCCGCAGTCGAGGACAAAGTCGAGCAGATGGGTGGACTCGCGGACGAGGAGACGGCCGCGATGCTGATCGCACACGAACTGCGCGACGAGGAGGTCAACAGCATCGCCGACATCGAACCGGGGATGGACGACGTGAAGTTCATCGCCAAGGTGACGAGCGTCGGCGAACTCCGAACCTTCGACCGGGACGACGCCGACGACGACCAGGACGAGGGGAAGGTCGTCAACCTCGACGTGGCCGACGAGACCGGCACCGTGCGCGTCTCCTTCTGGGACCGGATGGCCGAGGACGCCGTGGAGTCACTGGAGGTCGGCGAGGTCCTCCGCATCGCCGGCCGCCCGAAGGAGGGGTTCAACGGCCTCGAAGTGAGCGTGAACAAGGCGGAACCGGACCCCGACGCCGAGGTCGACGTGCAGGTGCTGGACACCTACCGCGTGGAGGACCTGACGCTCGGCGCCTCCGACGTGAACCTGAAGGGGAAACTGCTGGACGTGGACGACGGCTACCGGACCTTCAGCCGCGACGACGACTCCGAGGGGAAGGTCGCCAACCTCGCCATCGGCGATCCGACCGGCCGAATCCGGGTCACGCTGTGGGACGAGAAGGCCGAACTCGTCGAGGATCTCTCGGCGGGCACGTCCGTCGAGGTCGTCGACGGCTACGTCCGGGAGCGTGACGGCGACCTCGAACTCCACGTCGGCAACCGGGGGGCGATCGAGGAACTCGACGAGGAGATCGAGTACGTCCCCGAGACGACCGACATCGCCGCCGCCGAGATCGGCCAGACGGTCGACATCAAGGGCGGCGTCATCGAGACCGACCCCAAGCGTACCTTCGACCGCGACGACGGTTCGGAGGGGCAGGTCAGAAACATCCGCGTGAAAGACGACACCGACGACATCCGGGTCGCGCTGTGGGGCGACAAGGCCGACCTGGACATCGAACTCGCGGACTACGTGATCGTGACCGACGTGGAGATCCAGGACGGCTGGCAGGACGACAGAGAGGCGTCTGCCGGGTGGCGCTCGACCGTCACGGTGACCGATCAGCCAGCGGACGCCGGCGGTGCCGACACCGCCGCGACCGAGGACGCCGGCGGAACCGACACCGACGCCGGACTCTCGTCGTTCGGGTCGTCCGGTGACGGCAGTTCGACCGGCGGCGACGAGGGGGCCGCCTCCGCAGACGGCGGGACGGGCGGCGTGACGGCGACGACCGCCGACGCCGACGGCGACGAGGCCGGCGGCGTCACGGAGTTCACCGGGACCGTCGTGCAGGCCGGGAGTCCGGTCGTGCTGGACGACGGGCAGGAGACCCGGAGCGTCGAGACCGACGCCGACCTCAGACTCGGCGAGGAAGTGACGGTTCGCGGCCGGGAACAGGACGGCCGAATCGACGCCGACGAAGTGTTCTGA
- a CDS encoding DUF6432 family protein, with product MRAKREYRDRADIEVAVLDALVDRAEDGMTVFEVRAAVEADIDAIEDALGALKADGLIEVEHESERVRILPADRVVPDPSEELDEEESFIDAIRERLGL from the coding sequence ATGAGAGCAAAGCGGGAGTACCGGGATCGCGCCGACATCGAGGTCGCGGTACTCGACGCGCTCGTGGACCGGGCCGAGGACGGGATGACCGTGTTCGAGGTCCGGGCTGCGGTCGAGGCCGACATCGACGCCATCGAGGACGCACTCGGCGCGCTGAAAGCCGACGGCCTGATCGAGGTCGAACACGAGTCCGAGCGTGTCCGCATCCTCCCGGCCGACCGCGTCGTCCCCGATCCGAGCGAGGAGTTGGACGAAGAGGAGAGTTTCATCGACGCGATCCGCGAGCGACTCGGTCTGTAG
- a CDS encoding dihydroneopterin aldolase family protein — translation MTDPQQACFEAGIKFGSLYHQFAGTPLSPDSADSLERAMSEAIENQPHCESVTVSILGDALAEELANSTADYTELTGRFMEVEMRIRYEDVTVETRMEMEEGYPLMKLVSVVE, via the coding sequence ATCACCGACCCACAGCAGGCCTGCTTCGAGGCCGGCATCAAGTTCGGCTCGCTGTACCACCAGTTCGCCGGGACGCCGCTCTCGCCGGACAGCGCCGACAGCCTCGAACGCGCGATGAGCGAGGCCATCGAGAACCAGCCACACTGCGAGTCGGTCACGGTGTCGATCCTGGGGGACGCACTCGCCGAGGAGTTGGCGAACTCGACGGCCGACTACACCGAACTGACGGGGCGGTTCATGGAAGTCGAGATGCGCATCCGGTACGAGGACGTCACGGTCGAGACGCGCATGGAGATGGAAGAGGGCTACCCGCTGATGAAACTCGTCTCGGTCGTCGAGTGA
- a CDS encoding DUF7564 family protein, with translation MRHCVRCGDGFLLTNRYRGNYCPDCHTAWLDRAKSSAATDADSPPRLLARRTRRRTSGDRHAPEERRRDRTGREE, from the coding sequence ATGAGACACTGCGTTCGCTGTGGTGACGGGTTCCTGTTGACGAACCGGTATCGCGGGAACTACTGTCCGGACTGTCACACCGCGTGGCTCGACCGGGCGAAGTCGTCGGCCGCGACCGACGCCGACAGCCCGCCGCGACTGCTCGCTCGTCGGACGCGCCGGCGGACCTCCGGTGATCGACACGCTCCCGAGGAACGACGACGTGACCGAACCGGTCGGGAGGAGTGA
- a CDS encoding DUF309 domain-containing protein → MTDAAGGASESDLTRALRAGVAIYDIGEYHAAHDAWEDHWLDLPKHTDDERLLHGLIQFTAAVYHARRRNWSGATGLAESAGEYLADLPSDYRGVNLAGIRRYLAVLHADPEVIERRPPLALRIDGERLRPAELDFETAAVAAQVIAGEYDAFDADVIARAVEAAREEVREGTETRFTALVMDFADDPVQRDLIYQRLSSHLAKREREQEDVEGLFD, encoded by the coding sequence ATGACCGACGCGGCAGGCGGTGCGAGCGAGTCCGACCTCACCCGCGCACTACGGGCCGGCGTGGCGATCTACGACATCGGCGAGTACCACGCGGCCCACGACGCGTGGGAGGACCACTGGCTCGACCTCCCGAAGCACACCGACGACGAACGTCTCCTCCACGGGCTGATCCAGTTCACCGCCGCCGTCTACCACGCCCGGAGACGCAACTGGTCGGGTGCGACCGGTCTCGCGGAGAGCGCGGGCGAGTACCTCGCGGACCTGCCGAGCGACTACCGCGGCGTGAACCTCGCGGGGATCCGGCGGTATCTCGCGGTCCTGCACGCCGACCCGGAGGTGATCGAACGTCGCCCGCCACTCGCCCTGCGGATCGACGGCGAGCGCCTGCGGCCGGCCGAACTCGACTTCGAGACGGCCGCGGTGGCGGCGCAGGTGATCGCCGGGGAGTACGACGCCTTCGACGCTGACGTGATTGCTCGTGCGGTCGAGGCCGCCCGCGAAGAGGTGCGGGAGGGAACCGAGACGCGCTTCACCGCGCTGGTGATGGACTTCGCCGACGACCCGGTTCAGCGGGACCTGATCTACCAGCGACTCTCGTCGCATCTGGCGAAGCGAGAGCGCGAGCAGGAAGACGTAGAGGGGCTGTTCGACTGA
- a CDS encoding aminomethyltransferase family protein, whose protein sequence is MTVVRDTHAAHGATFEERGGREIVRDYGRAERTHRAVRNGVGVIEMGYGVVVVEGDDRVDFVDNAVSNRVPAENGRGVYALLLDPQGRIETDMAIYNAGERLLCFTPPDRAGPLVEDWSAKTFVQDVTIRDASADFGVFGVHGPQATEKVASVLNHAGAPEPAGTFVRGSMADEGVTVIAADAPTGEEGYEVVCAADAADEVFETLLLRGVNAVPFGYRTWDTLTCEAGTPLFEPELVDRIPNVLGLRSALDFEKGCYVGQEVVSKVENRGRPSQRLVGLLPDSVPAAGAAVFDGDSTVGEVTRAVESPSLERPVALALVDFDRETTELTVRVGGEEVTATRTSLPFVEGSDRSGRLPVYPE, encoded by the coding sequence ATGACTGTCGTCCGCGACACACACGCGGCACACGGGGCGACGTTCGAGGAACGCGGCGGGCGGGAGATCGTCCGCGACTACGGCCGCGCCGAACGCACCCACCGCGCGGTCCGCAACGGTGTCGGCGTGATCGAGATGGGCTACGGCGTCGTCGTCGTCGAGGGCGACGACCGGGTCGACTTCGTGGACAACGCGGTCTCGAACCGCGTCCCCGCGGAGAACGGCCGGGGCGTCTACGCGCTCCTGCTCGATCCACAGGGCCGTATCGAGACCGACATGGCCATCTACAACGCCGGCGAGCGTCTGCTCTGTTTCACGCCGCCGGACCGCGCCGGCCCACTCGTCGAGGACTGGAGCGCGAAGACGTTCGTGCAGGACGTGACGATCCGGGACGCCTCGGCCGACTTCGGCGTCTTCGGCGTCCACGGGCCGCAGGCGACCGAGAAGGTCGCGAGCGTCCTGAACCACGCGGGCGCGCCGGAACCGGCCGGCACCTTCGTCCGGGGGTCGATGGCCGACGAGGGCGTGACCGTGATCGCCGCGGACGCACCGACCGGCGAGGAGGGGTACGAGGTCGTCTGTGCGGCCGACGCCGCCGACGAGGTGTTCGAGACGCTCCTCTTACGCGGCGTGAACGCGGTCCCGTTCGGCTACCGGACGTGGGACACGCTGACCTGCGAGGCCGGCACCCCGCTGTTCGAACCGGAACTCGTCGACCGGATCCCGAACGTCCTCGGTCTCCGGTCGGCACTGGACTTCGAGAAGGGCTGTTACGTCGGCCAGGAGGTCGTCTCGAAGGTCGAGAACCGGGGCCGCCCCAGCCAGCGACTCGTCGGCCTCCTGCCCGACTCGGTGCCCGCTGCGGGTGCGGCGGTGTTCGACGGCGACAGCACGGTCGGCGAGGTGACGCGGGCCGTCGAGAGCCCGAGTCTGGAGCGCCCGGTCGCACTCGCGCTGGTGGACTTCGACCGTGAGACGACGGAGTTGACCGTCAGGGTCGGCGGGGAAGAAGTGACGGCGACGCGCACGTCGCTCCCGTTCGTCGAGGGGAGCGACCGGTCGGGGCGACTGCCGGTCTATCCGGAGTGA